The Acidicapsa ligni genome has a window encoding:
- a CDS encoding DUF4097 family beta strand repeat-containing protein: MKHWIPATAVLLALVPGVLSRSAQASEATFERTLTVNGHVILHVSTGSGNIHLTTSSGNQVHVVGHIHSHGDQEDRVRQIAANPPIEQTGDILRVGAHLDNLHNISIDYEITAPANALLEASSGSGDVVDAGVGVDAKLNTGSGNIHATGLQQSISVETGSGDIYAEQTGSGDVKANTGSGNIELRNVSGGLRAQTGSGDIKLGGQPKAGWHVTTGSGSVELWASNAPMNLEASTGSGDIHTDGVTMDAVMTNHHNLTAKLHGGGPAVRIETGSGDIRIH; this comes from the coding sequence ATGAAGCATTGGATTCCGGCAACAGCAGTTCTCCTGGCACTGGTACCTGGAGTGCTTTCACGGTCTGCGCAGGCTTCGGAGGCGACGTTTGAGCGGACGTTGACGGTGAACGGGCATGTGATTCTGCATGTTTCCACGGGCTCGGGAAACATCCACCTGACGACTTCTTCAGGCAACCAGGTGCATGTTGTTGGGCACATCCATTCGCATGGCGACCAGGAAGACCGTGTGCGGCAGATTGCAGCCAATCCGCCGATTGAGCAGACCGGGGACATTTTGCGCGTAGGCGCGCATCTCGACAACCTGCACAATATCTCGATCGACTATGAGATTACGGCTCCCGCAAATGCATTGCTCGAAGCCTCTTCAGGATCGGGCGATGTGGTCGATGCCGGCGTCGGGGTAGACGCCAAGCTGAATACAGGCTCGGGCAACATTCATGCGACCGGGCTGCAACAGAGCATTTCGGTGGAAACAGGTTCAGGAGATATTTACGCGGAGCAGACCGGATCTGGCGACGTGAAGGCCAACACCGGCTCGGGAAATATCGAACTGAGAAATGTTTCCGGCGGTCTGCGGGCGCAGACGGGATCAGGCGATATCAAGCTGGGTGGGCAGCCTAAAGCTGGATGGCATGTGACGACCGGCTCGGGCAGCGTAGAGCTTTGGGCTTCCAACGCCCCAATGAATCTGGAGGCATCGACAGGCTCCGGAGACATTCACACAGATGGCGTTACGATGGATGCAGTGATGACGAATCATCACAATCTCACCGCAAAGCTGCATGGTGGCGGACCAGCGGTCCGTATCGAGACAGGGTCAGGCGATATTCGTATTCATTGA
- a CDS encoding HAD family hydrolase, translated as MVHTSRALPLESLQLLVFDLDGTLIDSRRDLCDSVNATLENFGMKTLEDSVIGGYIGDGAATLIRRALSVPGELLPGMKPDDEEFFQKAFAFFLSYYRIHKLDYTYVYPGVFESLEALKFLPDGRQRAMACLTNKPVGPAQAICDALGLSPYFFSVYGGDTFATKKPDAQGLRTLMAEAGVGPEETLMVGDSDVDVKTARNAGAWALGCSFGLSPVTLAAAMPDVVVDHASEWAEALQGARFAPQNQG; from the coding sequence ATGGTGCATACTTCCCGCGCTCTTCCATTGGAATCGCTGCAGCTATTGGTCTTCGATCTGGATGGAACGCTGATTGATTCGCGGCGAGACCTCTGCGACTCCGTAAATGCTACGCTCGAAAACTTCGGCATGAAGACGCTGGAGGACTCAGTGATCGGCGGATACATTGGCGATGGAGCGGCAACTCTGATCCGACGAGCGTTGTCTGTTCCAGGCGAACTGCTACCGGGGATGAAGCCTGACGATGAGGAGTTTTTTCAGAAAGCGTTTGCGTTTTTTCTCAGCTACTATCGCATTCACAAACTGGACTATACCTACGTCTACCCCGGTGTCTTCGAATCGCTGGAGGCTCTGAAGTTTTTGCCGGATGGCAGGCAGCGGGCGATGGCCTGCCTGACAAACAAACCTGTGGGCCCTGCACAGGCCATCTGCGATGCACTAGGACTATCGCCTTACTTCTTCAGCGTATACGGGGGCGATACTTTTGCTACCAAGAAGCCGGATGCGCAGGGCTTGCGGACACTGATGGCCGAGGCAGGCGTCGGTCCGGAAGAAACGCTGATGGTAGGCGACTCTGATGTAGATGTAAAAACAGCGCGCAATGCGGGGGCATGGGCATTGGGATGCAGTTTTGGGCTTTCGCCCGTCACACTGGCAGCAGCGATGCCCGATGTGGTGGTGGATCATGCTTCAGAATGGGCTGAGGCACTGCAGGGTGCGCGTTTTGCACCGCAGAACCAGGGATAA
- a CDS encoding TonB-dependent receptor, translated as MDNPESTPGSTPSNVVRGVVADPSGAIVPNAQIDLVNAAGAVTATLHSDGTGNFQITTPAVGDFTLVVSEAGFDTVRTPVKLAKPIAPALAGPMLHIVLPISTMATTVNVNAGNSVDLTASESNADTSVMSANDLKALPIFDNDYSTAMSAFMDSSAEGTGGAGLLVDGVEANRATVSASAVQEVRINQDPYSAQYYWPGRGQMEIITRSAADHYHGQFNFTFRDSALNAQNALAATKPYEQRRVYEGYTTGPIPHAKNSSFLVSFNRAEEDQDAVVLATTEAPTSTNPTGQFQANVSAPTRDTEFSTRAAHQFGDRVSAYAQYAYQDSTSQNEGVGGQTLAAGGYNNHYHEDDVIFHADTTLSATMLNQSSIVFEHDRNETQNAIEAPQVNVSGDFVGGSAQNDSTSTEYNLRLSDTVSWTRGKHSVKVGANVPHLDRRVYDDNTNGLGTYTFAPTLDANGDVVTSALQNYATNHPSGFTQNTGDVRFVYHQQEMGVFAQDQYKMTDRFSITPGIRYDWQNFLATDRLTFSPRVSFAWVLDPASKTVLRGGGGLYYDRFGGGPLLDLVRYENARRRSLTLSLNPATQPADGCVPVTNCVTLGDQPANLAQLQPNAKVPYQIQYGLSVERGFGKSAVAVISAYSVRGVDRFRSVDINAPTPQSNYTERPNPEFARIREMQPEGTFIGNGMDISFHGELNKYFTGFGRYTWSHFESNQEGISWFPQNQQDPNDEWANSSWDRRNRLGMYAIFNHQSVANLALGIFANSGSPWTVQTGADLPYNDLLFNARPDGVARNTETLPSYVDLDVRWGHDFHLTQSKEDESPKLGFSAGAFNVLNHENGSAVDQVESSTSFGQVTSVAPARRIQLAMRFEF; from the coding sequence GTGGACAATCCAGAATCGACTCCGGGATCGACCCCCTCAAACGTCGTGCGAGGCGTGGTGGCAGATCCCAGTGGCGCAATTGTGCCGAATGCCCAGATTGACTTGGTCAATGCTGCCGGCGCCGTAACGGCGACCCTGCACTCGGATGGGACAGGAAATTTTCAGATCACCACACCTGCGGTCGGGGATTTTACGCTGGTGGTCTCTGAAGCAGGATTCGACACGGTGCGAACGCCCGTGAAACTGGCCAAGCCAATCGCCCCCGCGCTGGCCGGACCGATGCTGCACATTGTATTGCCGATCTCCACGATGGCGACTACCGTCAACGTGAATGCCGGAAACAGCGTGGACCTGACGGCCTCGGAGTCCAATGCGGACACTTCGGTGATGAGCGCAAACGATCTAAAAGCTTTGCCCATCTTTGACAACGATTACAGCACCGCGATGAGCGCTTTTATGGATTCGAGCGCCGAGGGCACAGGCGGCGCCGGGCTGCTGGTCGATGGAGTGGAAGCGAATCGGGCAACTGTATCCGCAAGCGCGGTGCAGGAAGTTCGCATCAACCAGGATCCCTATTCGGCGCAGTATTACTGGCCGGGGCGCGGGCAAATGGAGATCATTACGCGTTCCGCGGCAGATCACTACCACGGCCAGTTCAACTTCACCTTTCGCGACTCAGCTTTAAATGCTCAGAATGCATTGGCCGCAACCAAGCCATATGAGCAGCGACGCGTTTATGAGGGATATACGACGGGGCCGATTCCTCACGCGAAGAACAGCAGCTTCCTGGTTTCGTTTAACCGGGCAGAAGAAGATCAGGACGCGGTAGTCCTGGCGACGACTGAGGCTCCGACTTCGACAAATCCCACGGGCCAGTTCCAGGCGAATGTATCGGCGCCGACTCGGGATACGGAGTTCAGCACCCGAGCGGCTCATCAGTTTGGCGACCGAGTCTCAGCTTATGCGCAGTATGCGTATCAGGACTCAACCTCGCAGAATGAAGGCGTAGGCGGACAGACGCTGGCGGCGGGCGGATACAACAATCACTATCACGAAGATGATGTGATTTTTCACGCAGACACGACGCTCTCGGCGACCATGCTGAACCAATCCTCGATCGTGTTCGAACATGATCGCAACGAGACTCAGAATGCGATTGAGGCTCCCCAGGTAAATGTGTCGGGAGACTTTGTGGGCGGCTCAGCGCAGAACGACTCAACCTCAACGGAATACAACCTGCGGTTGAGCGATACGGTAAGTTGGACGCGTGGTAAGCACTCGGTAAAAGTAGGCGCGAACGTGCCCCATCTGGATCGCCGCGTGTATGACGACAACACCAACGGCCTGGGCACATATACGTTCGCTCCAACCCTGGATGCGAATGGGGATGTGGTGACATCGGCATTGCAGAACTACGCAACGAATCATCCTTCGGGATTTACGCAAAATACGGGCGACGTACGGTTTGTGTATCACCAGCAGGAAATGGGCGTATTTGCCCAGGACCAGTACAAAATGACGGACCGGTTCTCAATCACGCCCGGAATTCGCTATGACTGGCAGAACTTTCTGGCGACGGACCGACTGACGTTTTCTCCGCGCGTGTCGTTTGCGTGGGTGCTTGATCCGGCTTCAAAGACCGTGCTTCGCGGTGGTGGTGGTTTGTATTACGACCGCTTCGGCGGAGGGCCGCTGCTGGACCTGGTGCGATATGAGAATGCGCGGCGTCGTTCGCTGACGCTGTCGCTCAATCCGGCAACCCAACCAGCGGATGGATGCGTGCCGGTGACCAATTGCGTGACACTGGGCGATCAACCGGCCAACCTGGCGCAGTTGCAGCCGAACGCGAAGGTTCCCTACCAGATTCAATATGGACTCTCCGTGGAACGCGGTTTTGGCAAGAGCGCTGTAGCAGTAATCAGCGCCTATTCGGTACGCGGTGTGGATCGCTTCCGCTCGGTAGATATCAATGCTCCGACACCTCAATCGAATTACACAGAACGGCCGAATCCTGAGTTCGCGCGTATTCGAGAGATGCAGCCGGAGGGGACGTTCATTGGAAATGGAATGGATATCTCGTTCCATGGCGAGTTGAACAAATACTTCACTGGCTTTGGGCGTTATACCTGGTCGCATTTTGAGTCCAACCAGGAAGGTATTTCGTGGTTCCCGCAGAACCAGCAGGATCCAAACGACGAGTGGGCGAACTCAAGCTGGGATCGTCGGAATCGGCTGGGGATGTATGCCATCTTCAACCACCAGAGCGTAGCCAATCTTGCATTGGGAATCTTTGCCAATTCCGGTTCGCCGTGGACAGTGCAGACTGGAGCCGATCTGCCGTATAACGACCTCTTGTTCAACGCGCGACCGGATGGTGTGGCGCGCAATACGGAGACTCTGCCGTCGTATGTCGATCTCGATGTGCGCTGGGGCCATGATTTCCATCTGACACAGAGCAAAGAAGACGAATCGCCGAAGCTTGGTTTTTCGGCGGGCGCCTTCAATGTTCTGAACCATGAGAATGGCTCGGCAGTGGACCAGGTCGAGAGTTCGACCTCGTTTGGGCAGGTCACGTCGGTAGCTCCGGCGCGGCGTATTCAGCTGGCGATGCGGTTTGAGTTCTAA
- a CDS encoding SDR family NAD(P)-dependent oxidoreductase: MTESQAQYATYPSLKGCRVLISGGASGIGEAFVAAFAAQGAAVAFLDIQDQLAAELVARIAAAGHPVPIYLRCDMTDIKAVRAATAQAIESLNGLDVLINNAGNDRRHAIEEVTPELWDQLMAVNLRHQFFITQAAIPALKQSGNASILNMSSIAWLIPSVGLPVYVTAKAAIVGMTHTLAHELGKDNIRVNAILPGAIVTDKQRKLVLTAEYSAEILASQAIKRHLVPDEVARLALFLASEDSSAITGQSHIIDGGWI; encoded by the coding sequence ATGACCGAATCTCAGGCACAATACGCCACTTACCCCAGTCTCAAGGGCTGTCGCGTACTTATCTCCGGCGGAGCCAGCGGCATCGGCGAAGCGTTCGTAGCAGCCTTTGCTGCGCAGGGAGCAGCAGTTGCATTCCTCGATATTCAGGATCAGTTGGCCGCAGAACTCGTAGCTCGCATCGCTGCCGCAGGGCATCCTGTACCTATCTATCTCCGCTGTGACATGACAGACATTAAAGCCGTTCGCGCAGCCACTGCTCAGGCCATTGAATCTCTCAACGGCCTCGACGTGCTTATCAACAATGCGGGCAATGACCGGCGTCACGCGATTGAAGAAGTTACCCCCGAGTTGTGGGATCAGCTCATGGCCGTCAACCTGCGCCATCAGTTCTTCATAACGCAGGCAGCGATACCTGCATTGAAGCAATCCGGCAACGCATCCATTCTTAATATGAGTTCGATCGCATGGCTGATTCCGTCGGTCGGCCTGCCTGTCTACGTCACAGCTAAAGCAGCTATCGTCGGCATGACCCACACGCTTGCTCACGAGCTGGGCAAAGACAACATTCGCGTGAACGCCATCCTGCCCGGCGCTATCGTCACCGACAAGCAACGCAAGCTGGTCCTCACAGCCGAGTACAGTGCTGAAATCCTCGCCAGCCAAGCCATCAAACGGCATCTTGTTCCGGACGAAGTGGCTCGCCTCGCGCTCTTTCTCGCCTCAGAAGACAGCAGCGCCATCACCGGACAAAGCCATATCATCGACGGTGGCTGGATCTAG
- a CDS encoding DUF2752 domain-containing protein has product MNLSQVDQPAQTPDRIQAGPVRLMQLPSGRQLGVLLIVSAAVVAGGVLRAHAPGALHLPSCPFHQFTGFYCPGCGSTRALHHLLNFEFAAALRCNFMFVVLSPFLALWFGAKGLRILNLWHGRDFDLSVRTTRLLIAITIAWWIVRNLPLPWFTIPLQ; this is encoded by the coding sequence ATGAACCTGTCGCAAGTCGACCAACCCGCGCAGACTCCTGACCGGATTCAGGCCGGCCCGGTGCGGCTCATGCAACTGCCATCCGGCCGTCAACTCGGAGTACTCCTCATCGTCTCGGCCGCAGTAGTGGCTGGTGGAGTGCTACGCGCACATGCTCCGGGCGCGCTCCATCTGCCGTCGTGCCCCTTTCATCAGTTCACCGGCTTCTATTGCCCTGGCTGCGGATCTACCCGCGCGCTGCATCATCTTTTGAACTTCGAGTTCGCCGCTGCCCTGCGCTGTAACTTCATGTTCGTTGTACTCTCGCCATTCCTCGCTCTCTGGTTCGGAGCGAAAGGCCTGCGCATCCTCAACCTCTGGCATGGCCGCGACTTTGACCTTTCTGTCAGAACAACGCGCCTGCTCATCGCCATCACCATTGCCTGGTGGATTGTCCGCAATCTGCCATTGCCCTGGTTCACTATTCCACTGCAATAA
- a CDS encoding CD225/dispanin family protein — translation MENWYLQKGDQRFGPMTLDALKEMVAAGQVAPNDLVWTTGMASWLPANTQAWYFSPESTPTSISGPYSSEQGSIYGGQSYAATPPPSLTGWSVAVIFFCCLPGGIVALIYSNKAKKQWALGNFTEAQEAHKTAKTTLIVSAIAGCIISLIYIVLAIGQK, via the coding sequence ATGGAAAACTGGTATTTGCAAAAGGGAGATCAGCGTTTCGGTCCTATGACCCTGGATGCATTGAAAGAGATGGTCGCGGCTGGCCAGGTAGCGCCCAACGATCTTGTCTGGACAACCGGCATGGCATCCTGGCTACCTGCCAATACGCAGGCGTGGTACTTTTCCCCAGAGAGTACGCCGACCTCCATCAGTGGCCCCTACAGCAGCGAACAGGGCAGCATCTATGGTGGGCAATCCTATGCGGCAACACCACCGCCAAGCCTCACCGGATGGTCGGTTGCGGTCATCTTTTTCTGTTGTCTTCCCGGCGGAATCGTTGCTCTTATCTACTCCAATAAAGCCAAGAAGCAATGGGCGCTGGGCAACTTTACTGAAGCGCAGGAAGCACATAAAACTGCCAAGACGACTTTGATCGTCTCGGCAATTGCAGGCTGCATCATCAGCCTCATCTATATTGTCCTCGCCATCGGCCAGAAATGA
- a CDS encoding site-2 protease family protein — translation MSTITHAILRNCPNCNADLPLEALACPQCHALIHSVRLEQLSKDARALEARNLIPQARELWEYSLTLLPHDSRQAEWVRQHLGAINPTPNALSESTGPSGSAGASGRSEPAPKPNWVKKLGPFGPFALLLLKFKTLLLALFKLKFLFSFAFFIVLYVGIFGWRYGLGISVCILIHELGHFTDIKRRGLPAEMPVFLPGFGAYVRWAAQGVTRRQIAQISLAGPLAGWIAAAICYILYTYTHDPLWAALARTGAVLNILNLIPIWVLDGGQAVNTLAAPERATLLVCALGLWLFTSEGIFLFVAAGFAWRCFTKDKPQQSDWSSWVYYAALLIALGVLMHFTPNTVANQGRQGW, via the coding sequence GTGTCGACCATTACCCACGCAATCCTTCGCAACTGTCCGAACTGCAACGCTGACCTTCCACTGGAGGCGCTTGCCTGCCCGCAGTGTCATGCACTTATCCACAGCGTGCGCCTCGAACAGCTCTCCAAAGATGCCCGCGCCCTCGAAGCTCGCAATCTTATCCCGCAAGCCCGCGAGCTGTGGGAATACTCGCTCACCCTGCTTCCGCATGATTCTCGTCAGGCTGAGTGGGTTCGCCAGCATCTCGGCGCCATTAACCCGACACCTAATGCATTATCAGAATCAACAGGGCCATCAGGATCAGCAGGAGCATCAGGGCGATCAGAGCCTGCGCCAAAGCCCAACTGGGTCAAGAAGCTTGGTCCCTTTGGCCCATTTGCGCTTCTGCTCCTCAAATTTAAGACACTGCTTCTGGCGCTTTTCAAACTCAAGTTCCTCTTTAGCTTTGCCTTCTTTATCGTGCTCTATGTTGGAATCTTCGGCTGGCGCTATGGCCTTGGTATCTCCGTCTGCATACTCATCCATGAACTAGGCCATTTCACCGACATCAAGCGCCGCGGTCTGCCCGCCGAAATGCCCGTTTTTCTACCCGGCTTCGGTGCCTATGTCCGTTGGGCTGCCCAGGGAGTCACTCGCCGCCAGATCGCGCAAATCTCGCTCGCCGGTCCACTGGCTGGTTGGATCGCTGCCGCCATCTGCTACATCCTTTACACCTATACGCACGATCCGCTCTGGGCCGCTCTCGCCCGCACTGGAGCCGTGCTCAACATCCTCAACCTTATCCCCATCTGGGTGCTCGATGGAGGCCAGGCCGTCAACACCCTCGCTGCTCCTGAACGCGCCACTCTGCTTGTCTGCGCACTCGGCCTCTGGCTTTTCACCTCCGAAGGCATCTTTCTCTTCGTGGCAGCGGGCTTTGCCTGGCGCTGCTTTACCAAAGACAAGCCGCAGCAATCCGACTGGAGCAGTTGGGTCTACTATGCAGCCCTGCTCATCGCGCTCGGAGTTCTGATGCACTTCACTCCCAACACTGTCGCGAATCAGGGCAGACAGGGCTGGTAG
- a CDS encoding pyrrolo-quinoline quinone — protein MKIAASSLSCLLAVGVVLCLNGCGSLNPTFPLAAPAQISVSSTRAALTVSQSYSIAATTKDLSGVTWTATGGGLSADTSMTGKMVTYTAPAKAGIYTVTAANVKTPSQTAAMTVYVTDLGGVYTYHNDLARDGVNSQEYALTTTTVASSSFGKLFSCPVDGAVYTQPLWVANLTIGNAKHNVAFVATQHDSVYAFDADASPCQQLWMASLVDTNHGGSSGETAVNSTLLGQGNGDIAPEVGVTGTPVIDPSTGTLYVVSKSMNSASTLFYQRMHAIDITTGSEKFSGPVDIGANITFPGTGDGGSTVTFNAKQENQRPGLALVNGVVYVAWAAHEDANPFYGWLVGYKASDLTVASILNIDPNVTQGGIWMSGGAPSADANNNLYLISGNGGFDATSTSMPNNDYGDSFLKISNGLTVSSYFTPTDQESDETNDADFGSGGSAVLVNVASGALRHLVIGGGKDGSLYLLNGDSMGGLGDTNARQVISVGSGIFSTGAFWNNTYYVAPLNGSMVAYAFDPFANLLNPSASTRSSNTYGFPGATPSVSASGASNGIVWALNSNSYCTSQSKSCGPAVLHAYDATNLGTELWNSSTTSTDAAGNAVKFTVPTIANGHVYVGTRGNNAGGVDSTTSTPGELDVYGVTTD, from the coding sequence ATGAAAATTGCCGCGAGTTCTCTCTCTTGTCTTCTGGCCGTTGGCGTGGTTCTCTGCCTCAACGGTTGTGGTTCGTTGAATCCCACTTTCCCTCTAGCCGCACCGGCTCAGATTTCTGTCTCTTCGACACGCGCCGCGCTGACGGTGTCACAGAGCTATTCAATTGCTGCGACTACGAAAGATCTATCGGGCGTGACATGGACAGCGACCGGGGGCGGCCTTTCTGCGGACACGAGTATGACGGGCAAAATGGTCACTTATACGGCGCCCGCCAAGGCTGGCATTTACACTGTGACCGCTGCCAATGTAAAGACTCCCTCGCAGACTGCTGCCATGACCGTATACGTTACGGATCTGGGCGGCGTTTACACCTACCATAATGATCTGGCGCGAGATGGTGTCAACAGCCAGGAATATGCGCTGACGACAACGACGGTGGCTTCCTCCTCCTTCGGAAAATTGTTCTCATGCCCTGTAGATGGCGCCGTCTATACACAGCCGTTGTGGGTTGCTAACCTTACTATCGGCAACGCGAAGCATAATGTGGCCTTCGTCGCTACACAGCACGATAGCGTGTATGCCTTTGATGCGGACGCCAGCCCGTGTCAACAACTTTGGATGGCTAGCCTGGTTGATACGAACCATGGTGGGAGCAGTGGGGAAACTGCTGTGAATTCGACCTTGCTGGGACAAGGGAACGGGGATATCGCTCCGGAGGTCGGCGTAACTGGAACACCTGTGATCGATCCATCCACGGGCACACTTTACGTGGTCTCTAAATCGATGAATTCTGCCTCAACTCTTTTTTATCAACGCATGCACGCGATCGACATTACGACAGGTAGCGAGAAATTCAGTGGGCCAGTCGATATTGGAGCTAATATCACTTTTCCAGGCACAGGGGATGGCGGGTCAACTGTGACGTTTAATGCGAAACAGGAAAACCAACGGCCTGGTCTCGCGCTCGTTAATGGAGTTGTATACGTTGCCTGGGCTGCGCACGAAGACGCGAATCCTTTCTATGGATGGTTAGTCGGATACAAGGCATCCGATCTGACGGTCGCAAGTATTTTGAATATAGACCCGAACGTAACGCAGGGTGGCATCTGGATGAGTGGTGGTGCGCCTTCAGCAGACGCGAACAATAACCTTTATCTGATCTCGGGGAATGGCGGGTTTGATGCAACCAGCACCAGTATGCCGAATAACGATTATGGCGACTCCTTCCTCAAGATATCGAATGGATTGACGGTTTCTTCCTATTTCACTCCTACGGATCAGGAGAGTGATGAAACGAATGACGCTGACTTTGGATCGGGTGGTTCGGCGGTGTTGGTGAATGTAGCTTCAGGAGCCTTGAGACACCTGGTAATCGGCGGAGGAAAAGATGGTTCGTTGTATCTTCTGAATGGCGATTCGATGGGGGGGCTTGGGGACACGAATGCCAGGCAGGTTATCAGCGTTGGCAGCGGAATTTTCTCCACTGGAGCTTTCTGGAATAACACGTACTATGTGGCTCCGCTCAATGGCTCAATGGTAGCTTATGCATTTGATCCATTCGCCAATCTTCTCAATCCGTCGGCGAGTACCAGGTCCTCCAACACCTATGGGTTCCCTGGCGCTACACCATCGGTTTCGGCATCAGGAGCTTCGAATGGAATCGTTTGGGCTTTGAACAGCAATAGCTACTGCACGAGCCAATCGAAATCCTGTGGGCCTGCAGTGCTTCATGCCTATGATGCTACAAACCTTGGTACGGAGTTGTGGAACAGTTCTACAACCAGTACGGATGCGGCGGGCAATGCTGTCAAATTTACGGTACCGACTATTGCCAATGGGCATGTTTATGTGGGGACTCGTGGCAACAACGCGGGTGGTGTAGACAGCACAACCAGTACTCCCGGGGAGTTGGATGTTTACGGAGTCACGACCGACTGA
- a CDS encoding DUF1569 domain-containing protein encodes MPISKLWRMKSLYDSSAAEEIKHRLAAITPTSERLWGKMNAAQMLAHCCLNLETACGDNVQPRSFIGKLIGPLFKSEFSRDKLWRKNSPTVPAYIISEERDLNAERERLLLLIDRFQKGGPVACTQAPHAFFGKLSVEEWGKGMYKHLDHHLRQFNL; translated from the coding sequence ATGCCGATCAGTAAACTGTGGCGCATGAAAAGCCTCTATGATTCCTCGGCAGCAGAAGAAATCAAGCATCGCCTCGCAGCCATAACTCCAACTAGCGAACGTCTCTGGGGCAAAATGAACGCAGCCCAGATGCTCGCACATTGCTGCTTAAATTTGGAAACCGCCTGCGGCGATAACGTCCAGCCAAGAAGTTTCATCGGCAAACTCATCGGCCCACTCTTCAAGTCCGAATTCTCAAGAGACAAGCTGTGGCGAAAGAATTCTCCAACCGTCCCGGCCTACATCATCAGCGAGGAACGCGATCTCAATGCAGAACGCGAACGCCTCCTCCTCCTGATAGACCGCTTTCAAAAAGGAGGCCCCGTAGCCTGCACACAAGCGCCCCACGCTTTCTTTGGCAAGCTCTCAGTCGAAGAGTGGGGCAAAGGCATGTATAAACACCTCGACCACCACCTGCGGCAGTTTAACCTCTAA